A single Primulina eburnea isolate SZY01 chromosome 11, ASM2296580v1, whole genome shotgun sequence DNA region contains:
- the LOC140806325 gene encoding uncharacterized protein, with translation MLALDPTDKLSKNRCITYGDLVIVYERHDSMKAVKVLENGVLQNRFGMFKHSDWIGKHFGSKVLSNKGGFVHLLSPTPELWTLVLSHRTQILYIADISFVVMYLEIVPGCVVLESGTGSGSLTTSLARAVAPNGRVYTFDFHEQRAASARDDFESNGLSSLVCVSVRDIQGEGFPDEYSGQADSIFLDLPQPWLAIPSAAKMLKQDGVLCSFSPCIEQVQRSSETLRVDFTDIRTFEVLLHTYEVREASLRSWEDDEEGLSARNSCKKRQRGANGVENSSPRSIVAKRSGETRGHTGYLTFARLKCTM, from the exons ATGTTGGCACTTGATCCCACTGATAAATTATCCAAGAACCGTTGCATAACCTATGGAGATTTGGTTATAGTATATGAGAGACACGATAGCATGAAGGCCGTAAAGGTTTTGGAAAACGGCGTTTTGCAGAACCGATTTGGTATGTTTAAGCATTCAGATTGGATTGGAAAACACTTTGGATCTAAGGTGCTAAGCAACAAGGGTGGATTTGTGCACTTGTTATCTCCTACTCCAGAGTTATGGACCCTAGTTTTAAGCCATAGAACTCAAATTTTGTACATTGCTGATATCAGTTTCGTGGTGATGTACTTGGAGATTGTTCCGGGTTGTGTGGTGCTTGAGTCGGGAACTGGAAGTGGATCATTAACCACGTCGCTGGCTCGTGCAGTTGCGCCGAATGGACGTGTTTATACATTTGATTTTCATGAACAGAGAGCAGCCTCGGCTAG GGACGATTTTGAAAGTAATGGGTTGAGTAGTCTGGTATGCGTAAGTGTGAGAGATATACAGGGTGAGGGTTTCCCCGATGAATATTCTGGGCAAGCAGACTCCATTTTTCTCGACCTGCCTCAACCATGGTTGGCCATACCTTCAGCTGCAAAAATGCTGAAGCAAGATGGGGTTTTGTGCTCCTTCTCTCCTTGCATTGAACAAGTACAAAGATCCAGTGAGACTCTCAGAGTGGACTTCACTG ATATAAGAACATTTGAAGTGCTTCTCCACACGTATGAAGTTCGAGAAGCTTCCTTGAGGAGCTGGGAGGATGATGAAGAAGGTTTATCAGCAAGGAATAGTTGCAAGAAGAGGCAGCGCGGAGCGAATGGGGTGGAGAATTCTTCGCCTCGCTCTATCGTGGCAAAACGAAGTGGTGAGACAAGAGGTCATACGGGTTATTTGACATTTGCCAGACTCAAGTGCACGATGTGA
- the LOC140805660 gene encoding phosphoenolpyruvate/phosphate translocator 2, chloroplastic-like, with protein MNEETSTDEKLQTLQLGCMFAIWYLLNIYFNIYNKQVLKVYPFPVTVTAFQFGCGTVLIFLMWALKLHPTPKLRRSQLGPIFLLALGHTAGNLLTNISIGTVAVSFTHTIKAMEPFFTVLLAALFLGESPSKWVIASLVPVVGGVTLASFTEASFNRIGFNSAMASNLTNQTRNVFSKKLMVVKMEGTLDNINLFSIISTMSFLLLASAAILLEGDKFSPSYIQYAKSQGLNVKDLCIRFLLSGFCFHTYQQVSYMILEMVSPVSHAVGNCVKRLVVIVS; from the exons ATGAATGAGGAGACGAGTACCGATGAAAAGTTACAAACATTGCAGCTTGGATGCATGTTTGCAATCTGGTATCTattaaacatatatttcaacatctacaacaaaCAG GTTTTGAAGGTTTATCCATTCCCTGTGACAGTAACAGCATTTCAGTTTGGTTGCGGAACAGTGCTCATATTTCTGATGTGGGCATTAAAACTCCATCCAACACCAAAACTAAGACGGTCTCAG CTTGGACCAATATTTCTACTGGCTCTTGGACACACAGCAGGAAATCTTTTGACAAATATAAGTATCGGGACAGTCGCTGTCTCCTTCACACACACGATCAAAGCAATGGAACCTTTCTTCACAGTGCTACTTGCTGCCCTGTTTCTTGGAGAG AGTCCCTCTAAATGGGTTATTGCTTCTCTTGTTCCTGTTGTTGGTGGCGTGACTTTAGCATCATTCACTGAGGCCTCTTTCAACAG GATAGGTTTTAACAGCGCAATGGCTTCTAATCTTACGAACCAAACACGGAATGTCTTCAGTAAAAAACTAATGGTTGTTAAAATGGAG GGAACTCTGGATAACATTAATCTTTTCTCTATTATATCCACCATGTCATTTTTACTTCTGGCATCTGCTGCAATACTCCTGGAAGGTGACAAGTTTAGTCCTTCATACATTCAATATGCT AAAAGTCAAGGTTTGAATGTTAAAGATTTGTGTATAAGGTTTCTTTTATCAGGCTTCTGCTTCCACACGTACCAACAG GTTTCTTACATGATATTAGAAATGGTATCACCGGTTTCTCATGCAGTCGGAAACTGTGTGAAGAGATTAGTGGTGATTGTGTCTTAG